One segment of Desulfobulbaceae bacterium DNA contains the following:
- a CDS encoding molecular chaperone Tir, with amino-acid sequence MNHHIFSEFTITNKRLTLNMKKLLLILCLLFTPQVLHAECVEGDCQNGHGTTTYFGGITYTGEFKNGKPEGQGAKTYEDSTTYAGEFKDGKFEGKGVKTYANGAVYEGEFKSGRFHGKGKFTTDDGSVYEGNFEYGAYSGQGVYTSNTGARYEGAFRNDKFNGQGAMTYADGSTYKGNWENGHRAGQGEATLADGSKYEGNWWDNKFDGRGTLTLADGNKKEGLWKAGKIAKEEAIEAKKTGAKQEAVGGGWKY; translated from the coding sequence ATGAATCATCATATATTTTCTGAATTTACCATCACAAACAAGCGACTGACATTGAACATGAAGAAATTACTGCTGATTCTCTGCCTCCTCTTTACCCCTCAGGTCCTCCACGCCGAGTGTGTAGAGGGAGATTGCCAAAATGGGCATGGTACGACCACCTATTTCGGGGGCATTACCTACACTGGAGAGTTCAAGAACGGCAAGCCTGAGGGCCAAGGCGCCAAAACTTACGAGGACAGCACCACCTACGCCGGAGAATTTAAGGATGGTAAATTCGAAGGCAAGGGCGTGAAGACCTATGCCAATGGCGCTGTGTATGAAGGTGAGTTCAAGAGCGGCCGCTTTCATGGCAAAGGAAAATTTACCACCGATGACGGATCAGTCTACGAAGGCAATTTCGAGTATGGAGCATACAGCGGACAAGGGGTCTACACCTCCAACACCGGAGCACGCTACGAAGGCGCCTTCCGCAACGACAAATTCAACGGACAAGGGGCCATGACATACGCCGACGGCTCGACCTACAAGGGAAACTGGGAGAACGGTCATCGCGCCGGCCAAGGCGAAGCCACTCTGGCGGACGGCAGCAAATATGAAGGGAACTGGTGGGACAACAAATTTGATGGTCGGGGGACATTAACCTTAGCCGACGGCAACAAAAAAGAGGGCCTGTGGAAGGCCGGGAAGATCGCCAAGGAAGAGGCTATCGAAGCCAAAAAAACTGGTGCCAAGCAGGAAGCCGTGGGCGGCGGCTGGAAGTATTAA
- the lptA gene encoding lipopolysaccharide transport periplasmic protein LptA, producing MQTLRTYHLFRATILFMATLILNSPATAAPPKIPVQIEADQMLSNQQDNSVFFTGKVEAKQEDLTIHSDEMTVYYTNADASAAEPSPTEGSKDLKRLLATGNVEIIKQDWVATGNQAEYFSDERKVVLTGNTKVIQNNNMVTGDTFIMYLDEGRTIVERSKKKGERVKAFFYPDSDTKK from the coding sequence ATGCAAACACTACGCACCTACCACTTGTTCCGCGCAACCATTCTGTTCATGGCAACGCTCATCCTCAATTCTCCTGCCACCGCGGCGCCACCAAAAATACCGGTCCAGATCGAGGCGGACCAGATGCTGTCCAACCAACAAGACAACTCTGTCTTCTTCACTGGCAAAGTCGAGGCCAAACAGGAAGATCTCACCATTCACTCCGACGAAATGACAGTGTACTACACTAACGCCGACGCCTCTGCGGCTGAGCCGTCCCCAACCGAAGGCAGCAAGGACCTAAAACGGCTCCTGGCCACAGGTAATGTCGAAATCATCAAGCAGGACTGGGTGGCCACCGGCAATCAGGCCGAGTATTTTTCTGATGAGCGCAAGGTCGTGCTGACTGGAAACACCAAAGTCATCCAAAACAATAATATGGTTACCGGTGACACCTTCATCATGTATCTGGACGAAGGCCGGACTATTGTTGAACGCAGCAAGAAAAAGGGCGAACGGGTAAAAGCCTTTTTTTATCCTGACTCCGACACGAAGAAATAA
- the mtnA gene encoding S-methyl-5-thioribose-1-phosphate isomerase produces MHINGQPYRTIWIKPDDSSVIQIIDQRHLPHQFIIEDLKTVNDFALAIQEMHVRGAGLIGATAGFGMYAAALAAPAKGTQAALDQSARILLATRPTAKNLAWAVARQQHAMAQETTMEAKRARSLDVAREIADEDADFCRRIGDHGLSIIRQLSEAKGGRPVNILTHCNAGWLAFVDYGSATAPIYAAHQAGIPVHVWVDETRPWLQGSRLTAWELGQEDIPHTLIPDNTGGHLMQHGLVDMVIVGTDRTTRSGDVANKIGTYLKALAANDNKIPFYVALPSSTFDWAIRDGIQEIPIEERPDTEIRFISGLTGSGSIETVLIAPVGTRGANYGFDVTPARLITALITERGITPAREADILALYPEQHGTT; encoded by the coding sequence ATGCACATTAATGGCCAACCCTACAGGACTATTTGGATCAAGCCCGACGACTCCTCGGTCATCCAAATCATTGACCAACGACACCTTCCTCATCAATTCATTATTGAGGATCTAAAAACGGTCAATGATTTTGCCTTAGCCATCCAGGAGATGCACGTACGTGGGGCTGGTCTTATCGGCGCAACTGCCGGGTTCGGCATGTACGCAGCGGCCCTTGCCGCCCCGGCCAAAGGAACCCAAGCCGCACTGGACCAATCCGCCCGGATACTCCTTGCCACCCGGCCCACAGCCAAGAATCTCGCCTGGGCCGTTGCCAGACAGCAACACGCTATGGCTCAAGAAACAACGATGGAAGCCAAACGTGCCAGGTCCCTGGACGTAGCCAGGGAAATCGCCGATGAAGATGCTGATTTCTGTCGCCGTATCGGAGACCATGGGCTTTCCATCATCCGGCAGCTCAGCGAGGCCAAGGGCGGACGCCCGGTCAATATCCTCACCCACTGCAACGCCGGTTGGCTGGCCTTTGTTGATTACGGTTCGGCCACCGCTCCGATTTACGCCGCTCATCAGGCCGGAATCCCGGTCCATGTCTGGGTGGATGAAACCAGGCCCTGGCTCCAAGGTTCACGGCTAACCGCCTGGGAATTAGGCCAGGAAGACATCCCCCACACCCTGATCCCGGACAACACCGGCGGCCACCTAATGCAACACGGACTGGTGGATATGGTCATCGTCGGCACCGACCGGACAACCCGTAGCGGAGATGTCGCCAACAAGATCGGCACCTATTTAAAAGCACTGGCCGCAAACGACAATAAGATCCCCTTTTACGTGGCGCTGCCTTCATCGACCTTTGACTGGGCCATCCGCGACGGAATCCAGGAGATCCCCATTGAAGAGCGTCCCGATACTGAGATCCGCTTTATTTCAGGACTGACCGGCAGTGGCAGCATCGAAACCGTGCTCATCGCGCCAGTTGGTACGCGCGGCGCCAATTACGGCTTTGACGTAACCCCTGCCCGCCTGATCACCGCCCTGATCACCGAGCGTGGCATTACTCCGGCACGGGAAGCCGACATCCTGGCCCTCTATCCGGAACAGCACGGCACCACATAA
- the lptB gene encoding LPS export ABC transporter ATP-binding protein — MSILEAKKIVKRYKRRTVVDGISLSVETGTVVGLLGPNGAGKTTTFYSIAGFIRPEEGHILLDGENITHLPIHKRARKGLSYLAQDASVFKKLTVRENVQIILEALGLGKAEVEARTTTLMDELKISHLADNLGFTLSGGERRRVEIMRALATRPRFILLDEPFAGIDPLSIIDLQKIIRTLRDQGLGILISDHNVRETLSVCDYAYIVNAGTILAHGTAKEIINSDSARKMYLGENFSM; from the coding sequence ATGTCAATCCTCGAAGCCAAAAAAATTGTCAAACGCTATAAGCGCCGTACTGTAGTGGACGGCATTAGCCTCTCTGTCGAGACCGGGACCGTCGTCGGCCTGCTCGGCCCGAATGGCGCTGGCAAAACCACCACCTTTTACTCCATCGCCGGCTTCATCCGGCCTGAAGAGGGCCACATCCTCCTGGACGGCGAAAATATAACCCATCTCCCCATCCATAAAAGGGCGCGCAAGGGGTTATCCTATCTCGCTCAAGATGCCTCCGTTTTCAAAAAACTTACCGTCCGTGAGAATGTCCAAATTATCTTGGAGGCCCTTGGCCTGGGCAAAGCTGAGGTAGAGGCACGAACGACAACCCTGATGGATGAGCTTAAAATCAGTCACCTAGCCGACAATCTGGGATTCACCCTGTCCGGCGGTGAACGAAGACGGGTAGAGATCATGCGGGCTCTGGCCACTAGACCACGCTTCATCTTGCTTGATGAGCCCTTTGCCGGAATCGATCCCCTCTCCATCATCGACTTGCAAAAAATTATCCGTACCCTGCGTGACCAAGGACTCGGGATCTTGATTTCCGACCATAATGTCCGTGAAACCTTATCAGTCTGCGATTACGCCTATATCGTCAATGCCGGAACGATCCTGGCACATGGCACAGCCAAAGAAATTATCAACAGTGATTCCGCTAGAAAAATGTACCTTGGTGAAAATTTTAGTATGTAA